The Myroides fluvii region ATTCATTGCTCCATACGGAACCAGGGGATTTCCTGTTTCTAGGTGATTCAACGCTAGGATTTCCTCTCGAATTTTATCGACATCTTGATCCAGTGTTTTGTAGTTAAAATACTCTTGTGCATCGTCGTTATATCCCAAAGAGAAATACTTAGCATCACTTAATTCTTTTGATACTAGCTTCAGAGAATCTCGAACAATCTCAATGCGTTTGTGGGCTATTTCAATTTTCTTTTCTTCAGATTTCATCATATTGCGATTGGTATT contains the following coding sequences:
- a CDS encoding hydrolase, producing the protein MRHKVFFYLFVFSILIIALLYNTNRNMMKSEEKKIEIAHKRIEIVRDSLKLVSKELSDAKYFSLGYNDDAQEYFNYKTLDQDVDKIREEILALNHLETGNPLVPYGAMNDQKCVINKVQFINHRWIIADFYAGAIHGEVLIKYFYNPDQPTNFTTIETVLYSTQ